GCTTCCCGCCTCCGATCTCGTCGAAGGCACACTTAACAACAGCGATCGTCCACCGGTCAAAAACGCCGCCGGTAAAGTCGTTCGCGCTGGTGAACCGATTCCCCATTTCAACGAAGTCGACGAGTGCGCCGGCCTCGACGGTTTGTTCACCTACCGCGTTCACAAAGCGCTCGGTCAGCCCGTCGAAAACACGCTCCACGATCTGCGTTGGGGCGCGTTCGACGAGAGCGGCACGACCGACGAATACGTTTGGGTTTTCCTCATCTCGGGCAGCGCGCCTCCCGCGCATCACATCGGTGGCTGGGCCTGCTCGGATTCGATGCGTCAGCCGTCCATGTATTTCCGTCTCGGTGGCGGCACGCTTCGCGGCATCGCAAAGGTCGGCGAAATTATCTGGAGCCGCGTCTTCGTCGAAGGCGGCAAACTCAAGATGGACCTCGGCCGCGCCAAGGTCATCGCGTTGCCCCAAGCTGAGACCGACCGCCGCTGGAAACTGACTACCGTTCAATGGCCGATCATGCACGCCGTGACGTATGGCGTTAACCGCGACCAGATGATGGCCCGTCACAAGAGCAACCACATCCAGGTCGTCTACGCCAAAAACGCTAAGGACGCCGATCTCGCGCTCTACACCAAGGCCCAACTCGCGGCCGAACTCGGCCTCGAAGTCAGTCTCTGCGGCACCAAGGCCGACGGATCGGCATTCTAAAAAACGCCTTACAACATGTCTGCCAACACGCCGCTCGACGCCCTCCTCAACCTCTCGCACCAACTCGGTCGGGAGGACCGTCGCCTCGCCATTCTTGGCGAGGGCAACATATCCGTTCGCCACGATGCCGAGACGTTTACCGTCAAGGCCTCCGGCTCGAATCTCGCCACGCTCGCCGCTGCCGGCACCGCCACGTGCCGCTTTGATAAACTGATTCCACTACTCGCTTCCGCGGGCATGTCGGATGCCGCGATCGAAGAGTCGCTATTCGCCGCACGCATCTCGACCGATTCAAAAAAACCGTCGGTCGAAACGATTTTCCACGCCTACTTGCTCACGCTGCCGGGCGTTAATTACGTCGGTCACACGCATCCGATTACAATTAACCAAGTGCTGTGCTCGACTCACGCGCGTTCGTTCGCAACGCACCGCTTGTTCCCCGACGAGATCGTCTGCTGCGGAGTCGAAAGCGTCTTCGTTCCCTACACCGATCCCGGTCTCAAGCTCTCGCAAGCGATCAAGACCGCCGTCGAGGAATACATCAACCGTCTCTCTCGTTCGCCTCGCATCATCCTCTTGGAAAACCACGGATTGATCGCGCTCGGCGCCACGCCGGAAGCCGTTCTAGCCGGCACGTTGATGACCGCAAAATCCGCCGAGATCTATGTCGGAGCCGCCTCAATCGGGGGTGCCCCCAAGTTCCTCACCGACGCGCAGGTCGAGCGAATCGCAGGCCGCCCCGACGAACACTATCGGCAAAAAGCGCTGGGCCTTTCCACCTAACGCTAGACGCTTCCAAACTAATAAACTCCGATCATTTAGCAAAAATCCGCAGACACGAAGCCGGTTAGTCGTTCGTTCATTCCATCTGCTGCAATCCCTGCCTCAACGCGCGGAATGCCGCGGGCGTGATCTCGCGAAACTTTCTAAAAGTTTTCGTGAAGTGGTAGCGATCGCAAAACCCAACGGCAGTGGCGATGTCGTCTATTTTACGGTCGCCATGATGCAACAGCTCGCAGGCGGTGGAAATCCTCCGCGCGCGCAAACAAGCCATTGGCGTGTCGCTGGTTTCTTTCCGAAATAATCGTATCAAAGCCCGCCCGTGCATTCCCGCCACCACCGCCAAACTTTCGAGGGTATGGGGGGCGCCTAGATCTCGCTCCATGTGCTCCAACGCGCGCTGCACTCGAGGATCAATCTGGCGCTCACTCAGCGAACCGAGCGGCAGGTAATCGAGTGCTCCCAAGATCAACGCGAGCCATGCAATACCGCCCGCCTCAGATGTTCGAGCTGACACCGCGCACCCGTGCCACCGCCGCATTTCTTGAGACAGCGGCACCTCATAAATGCCCGGTGCAACCAACACTCCGGGAGCTAGTGTGAAATGCACATAACACTGCGTCGCTGGATTCCGTAACGCAGTTCCGAACGGTGTATCCGGTGCGATCAACCACGCCGATTCTGGGGACAGCATTATCCGTTTTCCTTTCCAACTTACCTCCGCTCCCGGTCCTTCCATCAAGTAAAGCCGCCAGTAAGGCGCGGCCAGATTCGGGAATGTCCACCGCTGCAGTTGAGCGGTAACGCACGCCCGCACGCGCACGCCCAAATTCGCACACATGCCATGTGCCTGTTCGCTCACTACAATTTCCGTCGGCAAGGTGTTGGGTGACTTTTGCACACAATTTAGCGATTTCTGAACATGGAAGACGAACCGGAAATCGGTTATTATCTACATATTCTCCCCCTCGCTTTAAGAGCAAGCATTCCCGTTTTCCTTAACCGCTATTCTCCCCATGCACCGTCTTCGTTTCCGCCAGGTTCACCTCGACTTTCACACCAACGGCGACATTCCGGACATCGGAAAAAAGTTCTCCAAGCTCAGATTTCAAGAGGCGCTCAAGGCCGGACACGTCGACTCGATCACGCTCTTCTCTAAATGCCATCACGGCTACAGTTACCATCCGACCAATGTCGGCACGCAGCACCCGCATTTGAAATTCGATCTACTTGGCCAACAGATTGAAGCCTGCCGCGAAATCGGCGTGCGTTGCCCGATATATCTCAGCGCCGGCGTCGATGAATTGACCGCCATGGCGCACCCGGAGTGGATCGTGAAAAACCGCGACGGCACCAGTTACGATCCGCTCCAAGTGGGTTGGTTTAAAAAACTCCGCTTCAACTCAGCCTACCTCGATTACCTCTGCGCTCAGATTGAAGAAGTTGTCCAACGCTGGCCGGACAACGACGGCATCTTCCTCGATATCATCTCTCCGTGGGATGACTTCTCCGAGCACACCTTGCGCGACATGCTGGCGCTCGGACTCTCGCCTTCTAAGCCGGAAGATGTCTGCACTTACACGCAGCGCACGCTCCTCAACTATTACGAACGCACCAACGCCGCGGCCCGCAGCGTGCGTAAAGACACACCGGTTTTCCACAACGGCGGACACATCCCCGTCGGCGCGACGAAGTTCAACTTCTTCAATTCTCACTTTGAATTGGAATCTCTTCCTACCGGCGGTTGGGGCTACGACCACTTCGCTTTCTCAGCCCGCTACGCCGCCACCCAACCGCGCGATTTCCTCGGCATGACGGGTAAGTTCCACACAACGTGGGGCGAGTTCGGCGGCTTCAAACGTCCCGCCGCGCTTCGCTATGAATGCGCCGGCATGCTGGCCTACGGAGCCAAGTGCTCGATCGGCGACCAGCTCCATCCTAACGGCGATATGAACGTCGATACCTACAAGCTCATCGGCGCTGCCTATGCCGAGGTCGAGGCTCGCGAACCCTGGATCGACAACGTGCGCCCCGTCGCTCGCATCGGTTTAGTCAGCACCGAATCCAACCAGAAGCTCGCCCGCGGCCACGAAACCGTCAGCCGGGCCGACGAGGGTGCAGCGCGCATGCTGTTGGAAACGCACCTGCCCTTTCTCGTGCTCGACGAGAACGCGAAGTGGGACCGCTTCGACCTCATCGTATTCCCCGACTCCTTCGTGCTTACGCCGGCGACGATAGCTAAAGCCAAAAAATTCCTCGCAGGTGGAGGCAAGCTTCTCGCCGCCGGCGGCGCGTTGCTCAACGCCGACAAATCAGCCTTCGCCATCGACCCGGGGGCAAAGCTCCTCGGGCGTTCCGACAGCGATCCCGATTATCTCGTCGCCACAGCGCTCACGCCCGCCGTTTCCATTCGCTCGCCCGTCGTGATCCACGGCGCTGCTTACGAAGTGAAACCCACCGTTAAAACCCGAGTTCTAGTCGAGCGCCGCACGGCATACTTTAACCGCACATGGGAGCACTTCTGCTCACATCAACACGCTCCCGATTCACCGTCCAAGGCGGCGCCTGCAGCGACTTTGACCGCCAACATCGCGTGGTTTGCCCACGATATTTTCACGCGCTACCGCAACTATGGACAACCGATCTACCGCGACTTTGTCCTCGCCGCGATCGATCACCTGCTCGACGGCGAACGCCCCGCCGTCACCAGCCTACCAACTGACGGCCGCTTCAGTCTCCTCGATCAACCGTCCGAAAAACGCCTCATCGCTCATCTCATCTACGCGCCTAAATCCCTGCGCGGCGCCAACCAATCCGAAGGCGTGAATAAGTCACTCGAAGTCATCGAAGACCTCATTCCGCTGCGGAACGTTCAAGTCGCAGTCCAAGTCCCGCGCCAGATCCACTCCGCCCGTCTCGTGCCTGAAAACGTGGTCATTCCCTTCACTCAAAAAGGCGGCATTGTGTCACTTGTCGTTCCCGAGTTCACCGCCCACGCCATGATCGAGCTGAGCTATGCATAACGATCTATTATCCTATTTGACGACTCGCACGACATCATGCGGCACACGTTCATTTCCATGTTCGTCGCCAAGTTCCGCTCCATCGGAGAGGCCGCAATTCAGGAGGGCAATTCCGAGGCCGTCATTCGCAAGCATTATCTCGGCATGAAGAGTCAGACCGAGGCCGAGGTTTTTAACGCGATCATGCGGAAAAGACCGCCGGAGAGCAGGAGCCGAAAGCCCTTTCTGTCGCCGCCTGACAACTTCGCCCGACGCGGTGCCAACGGGCGCGCCACGTCGGGGCAGTGCGACACACATCGTGTCGTTTTTAGCAATCGGCCGCGGGCAGAGTGCCTGCCACTCGCTGCGTTTACACCGGTGCATGGGTATGGAAACGCAACTACCTGCATCGACTCTCCCCACGCTCACCGACATCACCGTCTGCGCATCTCGGGCCCGCTGGAGGAGAAGACCGACATCGGTAAAGCAGGAGATATATCGATTACCACCGGCTACCAGCTAGCTGAATTTGTCTATCTCATGAAGGGACTCGACGAGTCATTAGGGACGGGTAACGCGCAGGCGCATGAAACGCTTCGTCACCGACGAGAGAGATTGGGTGTCGTCCACTTTGACGGTGCCGGGGGCCGAACCGCTGTGCGTGTAGAGCGATGTCCAAGTTCCGTTAAGATCGCTGGTCGCTTCGACAACGTAGGTCACATCCGCGGCCGTTCCCGTAAAAGTATAGCTGAGGTAGTTGCTACCTTCGACCGTCTGCACTTGGAGAATCAGCCCGGCGGAGGCCGCAGTGGCGGGGAGGTTGGGATTTAGGCCGAGTGCATACTTCAGGAGATTGGCCATGCCGTCGTTGGCCGCGCTGGCGTTGTCGGCGCGGTTGCCGGTCGCGTCGGTCGTGCCGAAGTGGGTCATCCGCCACGTGTCGATGCCGGAAGCCGCCACGATGGACGCCGTGGTCTGCGCGTAGGTGGTGACGGCGCCGTCGTTGGCCGTGAGCCGCAGCGTGTAGGCGCCGGCCTGGTTAAAATTCGCCGTGGTGGTGGCGGCCGCCGCGTTGCCGAAGGCCGCGTTGCCGAGACCCGCGGACTTGCTCCAGCCGAGGACCAAGGAAGAGCCGGCCGGATTGCCGTCGTCGATCACCGATCCGGAGAGAGGGAGAAGTTCGCCGGTGTTGCCCGCAATCGCGGTGCCGGCGGAGACGACCGGCCCCATGTTGGCGGGCGTGGCAGCGGCAAGGTCCTGGATCTCCGTGAGGTCCAGCGCACGGTTGTAGATGCGGGCCTCGTCGATCGTGCCGAAGAAATTCCAGGCGTCGTTCGAGCCGATCTTGAGTGGCGCGGTGTTGTTTCGCGGGACGCTCGTCGGGGTAATGGTGCTGAATTTATCGGCGCTGCCGTTGACATAGATCCGGAGGTTGTTGGTGGCCTGCGAGCCGTCGAAAACGACGCAGAGGTGATACCATTGGCCCGCGGCCACAGTGGTGGCGGCCACGAGGGTTGTGCCCCCGGAGATGGTGACGGAGATCGTCGCGTTGCCGGTGCCGCCGCGCAGTTCGACGCGATAGGACTCTTTGTTGAAGGGGCCGATACGCTTGGTGATGATGCCTGCGTAGGCGCTGCCGCCGGAGGGGATGCTGTCGGCTTTGAACCAGAGCGAGATCGTCATCTTGCCGAGGCCGTCGAGCGGATTGGGGTTGGTGGACGAATCGGCCACCTCGACGCGCTGAAATCCGCCGCTGAAAGTGAGCCCGCCGCCGATGCGGCCCGCGGCGTTCCATGCGGGCGATTCGAAGAAGGTGCCGTTGGTGGTGGATGCCACGCCCGAGCTGTCCACGGCGGTGGTGCCGCTCGTCTCGTCGAGCGCGAGGCGCAATTTGAGGGCGCCGTCGGCCGGACCGTTGACGGGGATGGAGAGCACGCGCACCGGGATGTCGCGGCTGGACTGGTCCACGCCGTCGTTGGCCGTCAGGCGGAGGACGTAGTCGCCGGGGGAGCCGAACGTGGCGCCGGTCGAGAGGGAGGTTGCGCTCGTGAAGGTGACGGTGCCCTGACCGGAGACCTTGGTCCATTGCAGCGTGAGCGAGCCGGCGCGGGCCGGCAGCGGAGTGACTGTAGTGCTGATAAGGATACCGGAGCCCGTGTAGATGCACGCCGGGCTCGCGGTGGGAGAGATGACCGCGATGTCGGGGGCGTTGGTGGTTTCAAAAACGATATAGGGCCGTGCCGAACCGTAGGCGTTGGCGGAGCCGACGGTGACGGTCTGCTGTGTCGCGGTGAAGAAACGCAGGCTCATTTTTTTCAACGAGTCGTTGGCGAGGGTTTCGCGAACGTAGGAAGTCACGTCGAACTGCAGGAGCGTGCCGGGGGTGTTGACGCCGGAGTCGGTGAGCGTGGGGACGCCGGCGTTGTAGCTCGTGGGACGCGTGTTGTAGGTCATGCTCGTCGTAGAAACGAAGGCCAGGGCGGGATCGTAGGTCCAGGAGCCGAAGGCAACGGTGAGGAGGTCGAAGTTGTCCGCGTCCACGACGGTGAGCGCGTAGGGACCGTTGGAGGGGGCGCCGGTGCCGGTGAGGCCGGCAAGCGAGACTTGGGTGCCGTTGGTGAAGCCGTGGCCGGCACAGGCGACGCGGGTCTTGCCGGAGCCGTTGTTGCTGACGCCGGTGAAGGGTCGCGAGATGCCGCGGTCGATCCAGCCGTCCTGCGCGTCGGCGATGAGGTTGGCCTGGACGTTGGCGATGACGCCGGCGGCCGTGCCGCTGGTGACGTAGAGATGGAGCGTGGCGCGGACGAAGCTGTTGTTGAGCGCGAGGCCGGAAAGGTCATAGCGCTGGAAGGTCTCGTGCTGGTTGGCGGCGATGTTGGAAATATAGCCGACCTCGTCGGTGCCGTAGGAGCTGGTGGACCTGGCCTTGTCGGTGTAGGTGGTGGCCTCGGGATAGAGGACGGTCGCGCTGGAGGAGTTGACCGTCAGTGTGAAAGCTTGGTTGGCCGTCTGATTGAGCTGATCGGTCACTTGGGCGGTGAACGTGAACGTGCCCGTGACGGTGGGCGCGCCGGAGAGGACGCCGGCGCTGGAGAACGTGAGGCCGGCGGGCAGCGCGCCGGAAGCGAGCGACCAGGCGTATTGGGGCACGCCGCCCTGGGCGTCGAGGGAGACGGAACCGGGCGAATTCCAGTTGAAGGCCGGAAGCGTGGTGGTGGAGATCGCGACGGCGGTGGGCGCAGCGTCGAGGTTGACGGACTGGGTGGCGCCGAGGCTGGCGTTGTAGAAGGTGCCGCCGCCGGTGGTTTCGAGGCGAACGGCCCGCACCATGTAAACGTGACTGCCGGTCGTGACGATAGTGTCGGTGTAGGTGGTGCCCGTGATCGGAGTCGCGGTCAGGCGGGTGAACGGAGCGGAGGCGTGGGCGGCGCGATAAACGTGGTAACCGATGACGCCGGAATCGGGCGAGGCAGTCCAAGTGAGGACGGGGTTGCCGGCGGTCTTGACCACGCTCAGGCCCGTGGGCGGCTCGAACATGAAGAGGCGCAGCGCGGGGTCGCCCATATGGTTCATGTAGAGCGAGCCGTGGTAGTCGCCGTTGTTTTGGGCGTTGAACTTGTAGGTGTAGGGGCCGCCGTCGGAGCCGGTGGTCCAGCCGCGGTTGTTGATGCTCTGTTTCATCATGTCGCCCGCTTCGAGGCCCATGCCCATGCGATGGTAGATGTAGCGCAGGCCCCAGATATTCCACGTGTAGCTCAGCGTGAAACTATCCTCGGAAAGCGACTTCAGCATGATGTTCGCGCTGTTGGTTATCCGGGTGGCCTCATACCAGTAGCCCCAGTGGCTCTGCATGCCGGTCCAGAAAACGGCGCGACCACCGACACCGCTCATCGGTCCGCTGTTGCCTTTGAAGTAAAACAGGTAGGGGCCGTTTTGGATGGTGTAGAGCTGGTCGGCGTCCTCTCCGGTCCTCGTGCGCGGAAGTGCGGCGTTGGTGATGAACTCGACATTGTTCATGCCGACGACGCCGGGCATGGATTGAAGCTGGGCGTCGCGCTCGTTGGCATAGAGCAGGCGATCAACAACGCGACGGCCGGGCCGGAAATCGGGGCTGGCCACCTTGTAGCGGTGGAGCTTCCAGAAGTAAGTGCGCAGGGCCTCGGTCTCGGTCTGGATACCGTGGGAGAGGTCAATGCGGCTGAAGCCGAGCTCGACGCGTCCGTTGGGGCCCACCTCGGAGATCTTGCGTTGGTCGAACTGGCCGTCGCCCGGGATGTTGTTGATGGCGCTCGAGCCGTCGTTGGAGCCGGTGTCGGTCCAACCCATTCCAATCGCCCCGTCGGTGTCGGCGTAGAAGGCGTCGGTGCCGTAGGGGGCGACACTGCCGTGGCCGTCGGCGCCTGCTCCATCGCTCAGGCCGCTGCGGGCGACCGGCACTTTGCCGATCAGGGCGAGATTTTTCAGTTCGCCCGGGTAGGCGTTGTTGACCGCCAGGACGGCGTCACGAATGAGCAGGTGGTAATTGTTGAGTGCGGAACCCGCGGTCGCAGTGGCGCCGCTTCCACCGGATGCGGGCGCGAGCGTGAGCGCCTCGTTCGCGCCGAAGGTGGCGGGCAGGACCACCGAGACGCCGGTGACGGATCCGGCGGGCGCGATGAGCGAACCGGTGGCGGTGGCGCCGCTGGTCGCCCCGGTGATGGTCACGCGGTCGTTGTCGCGATAGCCGGAACCGCCGGCGACAACGTTCACATTCCGGCCCACGCCGGAGTTGTCCACGGTGTTGACCGACACGTTCAGGCCGCCCGAGTTGGTCTGGAGACCGGTCAGGTAGAGGTAGCCGCTGTCGGTGTAGCCCGAGCCGCCCGAGGTGATGGTGATCGAGGTGATGACGCCGTTGGTGACGTTCAGCACGCCTTGAGCGGCGGTGGTTCCGTAGTTGAATCCCACTACGTTTCCGTTTACGTAACCCGAGCCACCGCCGAGGACCTGCACGGATTGAAGCGGCCCGCCTACCGTGGCCGTGAAGGGTCCGACGCCCGAGCCGGCGGAGGCGCCCGACACGGCGATGGCCTCGCCCTCGATGAAGCCGACCTCGCTGGAGGTGACCTCCATGGAAAGGATCACACCGTCGGAATTGACGCCCAGGACCGCCTGGGCGGTCTTGCCGCTGGTGCCGCCCGTCAAGGTGACGGTGTCACCTTCGATGTAACCGGAGCCCGTGGTGTAGATGCCGGCCTGGGTCAGCTTGCCCGTTCCATCAAGGTAGTCCGCGATGATCGTGCCGACACCGGAGCCGGTCGTATTGCCCGTCATGATGAGGCGCTCTTTTTCGATGAAGCCGGCATCGCTGGAATTGATGGTGAGCCAATAGACCGCGCCCGCCGGATAGTTGAAGATCGTGACCTGCGCGGTCTTTCCGCTGACGGCGCCGGTGAGCGTCACGTCCTGGCCTTGGGTGTAACCGGAACCGCCGGTGACTGCTTCGGGAGACCGGAGGGTGAATTGGGCGGTATTGACGCGACCGATCAGCGTGGCGCCGGTTCCGGTCGAGGTGCCTCCCGAGACGGTGAGCGCCTCATTGGCGGAGAAGCCCGTGCCGCCGCCGGCATTCGGAATCGAGACGGAGGAGACGACTCCGTTGGTGGCGGTGATCTTGCCGCGCGCGGTTTTCCCGGAGGCGTTGGTGAGCGTGATGTAGTCGCTGTTCACGTATCCGGAGCCGCCGGCGTTGACCTTGGTCGTGAGGATGTTGCCGTTGCCGAGCGCGGAGTAGTTGGGCGCACGCGGCACGAGGATCTCGTGCACGGTCCAGCCGTCAGCGAAGAGGTCGGCTTTGTATTGCGCGAACTCGGCAGGCAGCGTCGTCAGGACGTCGGAGGCCACGACCACGGCCATGCGGCCTTTGGGCTGCGTGCCGTCAACTTGGATACCGCACAGGATGTAGCCCGAGGGATAAATCGAGTTGGTCGTCGTGCCGGCGGTATTGACGAAACGATACTCGTAAAGCGTGCCGACGGAGACGGTGTTGTCCGTCCACGTGCCCTCGCCCGCGAGCGAGACGCCGGTCGCGACCGCGGCGCCCCAGGAGAGCGCGTCGGGCGATTTGCGGTAGATGCTAAAGGTGCCGGGCGCGTAGGTTTTTATCCGTATCTGCGCGGGACTCGCCTGAACGGCGGCCTCAAGGGGGATGGTCTGGACAGTGCCATCCGAGGCGGTCTGCAAGTTGGCCGGCGTGTAGGCGCGAAGCGTCGAGACCAAAATCGAGAGGCAAAGCAAAGCCGCAACGGCGCGCAGGTAGGGGTGTCTGCTCATATTGAGCAGCCACCTTTCCGGTATTCTTTACGAAAACTCAAGCCGTTAATCAAACATGTGATTAACTGGCAAATATCTTTCGTTTTTGGAACTCGCGACAGCCGTGCTGCCCGCGTTTCTACTCCTCATGCCCGTGCTGTCCGATGGCTTTGGTCAGCCTGAATTTAAGGCCGGCTTCCTCTAGGCAGGCGCAACGCAAACGCGACGGCCGACGACACGGTGGCGAGCGCCATCACGCCCTTCCAGCCCGCAGCCTGCAGCAACACCCCGCCAAGCCCGGCCCCGAGCGACATGCCGGCGAACATCGCCGCGATCAGCACCGCGTTGAGCCGGCTGCGCGCCTCCGCATCGAGTCCGTAGATGATCGTCTGGTGGCCGATGAGCGTTGCCTGCACGCCGAGGTCAAATCCCACCACCGCCAGCGCCATCGCAGCCAGTTGAGCGCGCGGCTCCAGCCAGCAGGCGCCCAGCATTCCGGCAAAGGAGGCGACCGCCAATGCCGAGCAAATCCGCGTCACCCAGGCCGGACCGCGTCTGTCCGCCAGCCGGCCGGCCAGCGGCGCGGCCAACGCGCCCACCGCTCCCGCCAGTCCGAAAGCACCCGCCGCCGCGCTGCCCAACCGGAAAGGCTCCGCGCTCAGCATCAGCGCGAGCGAGGACCAGAAGGCGCTGAAGCCCACCGCGAGCAGCCCCTGCGCCCACGCCGCCCGGCGCAGTTCCGGATGACGCCGCCACAGCCCGCCCAGCGAACGCAACAGCTCGCCGTAGGGCAGCCGCGTAGTGACGCGCAGCGAAGGCAGGAGACGCCACACCGGCACCATCGCCGCCACCATGCCGACCGCCGACAGACCGAGCATCGCACGCCAGCCGAAATATTGCGCCACCAGTCCGCTGACCGCGCGCGAGAGCAGGATGCCCAGCAGCAGCCCCGTCATCACCGAACCCACCACGCGGCCGCGACTGCGCTCCGGCGCCAACGTCGCGGCGGAGGAAACCACGTCCTGCGCCAACGTCGCCGCCAGACCCAGGACAAAGCTCGCGGCCAACAACACCGTAATGCCCTGCGCAAACGCCGCCACCGCGAGCGTGCCGGCCAGCGTCGCCGTCTTCGCGAGAATAATGCGCCTCCGATCAAGCCGGTCGCCCAGCGGGGCAAGCAGGAGAATACCGGCCGCATAGCCGAGTTGCGTCAGCATCGGCACCGCCCCCAGCGCCGCCGGCGAAACCCGCAGGTCCGCCGCCATCACCGCGAGCATCGGCTGCGTGTAGTAGAGCGCCGCCACGCCGAGCCCGGCAACCGCCGCCAGCAGGAAAGTCAGCCCGCCCGTCAGTTCCCCGCCTTCACTGCCCGAAGCGGAGGCGGCGAGGGCCGTATTGTCATGCGTTGATCGAATAGCATTCATGTCGCCATCAGCCTACCCGATCTCATTTTCCAAGGGTAGTGGCCGCGCTCAAATAACGGTCATACGCTAAACGCATGGCCAAA
This portion of the Rariglobus hedericola genome encodes:
- a CDS encoding class II aldolase/adducin family protein; this translates as MSANTPLDALLNLSHQLGREDRRLAILGEGNISVRHDAETFTVKASGSNLATLAAAGTATCRFDKLIPLLASAGMSDAAIEESLFAARISTDSKKPSVETIFHAYLLTLPGVNYVGHTHPITINQVLCSTHARSFATHRLFPDEIVCCGVESVFVPYTDPGLKLSQAIKTAVEEYINRLSRSPRIILLENHGLIALGATPEAVLAGTLMTAKSAEIYVGAASIGGAPKFLTDAQVERIAGRPDEHYRQKALGLST
- a CDS encoding helix-turn-helix domain-containing protein yields the protein MQKSPNTLPTEIVVSEQAHGMCANLGVRVRACVTAQLQRWTFPNLAAPYWRLYLMEGPGAEVSWKGKRIMLSPESAWLIAPDTPFGTALRNPATQCYVHFTLAPGVLVAPGIYEVPLSQEMRRWHGCAVSARTSEAGGIAWLALILGALDYLPLGSLSERQIDPRVQRALEHMERDLGAPHTLESLAVVAGMHGRALIRLFRKETSDTPMACLRARRISTACELLHHGDRKIDDIATAVGFCDRYHFTKTFRKFREITPAAFRALRQGLQQME
- a CDS encoding alpha-amylase, giving the protein MHRLRFRQVHLDFHTNGDIPDIGKKFSKLRFQEALKAGHVDSITLFSKCHHGYSYHPTNVGTQHPHLKFDLLGQQIEACREIGVRCPIYLSAGVDELTAMAHPEWIVKNRDGTSYDPLQVGWFKKLRFNSAYLDYLCAQIEEVVQRWPDNDGIFLDIISPWDDFSEHTLRDMLALGLSPSKPEDVCTYTQRTLLNYYERTNAAARSVRKDTPVFHNGGHIPVGATKFNFFNSHFELESLPTGGWGYDHFAFSARYAATQPRDFLGMTGKFHTTWGEFGGFKRPAALRYECAGMLAYGAKCSIGDQLHPNGDMNVDTYKLIGAAYAEVEAREPWIDNVRPVARIGLVSTESNQKLARGHETVSRADEGAARMLLETHLPFLVLDENAKWDRFDLIVFPDSFVLTPATIAKAKKFLAGGGKLLAAGGALLNADKSAFAIDPGAKLLGRSDSDPDYLVATALTPAVSIRSPVVIHGAAYEVKPTVKTRVLVERRTAYFNRTWEHFCSHQHAPDSPSKAAPAATLTANIAWFAHDIFTRYRNYGQPIYRDFVLAAIDHLLDGERPAVTSLPTDGRFSLLDQPSEKRLIAHLIYAPKSLRGANQSEGVNKSLEVIEDLIPLRNVQVAVQVPRQIHSARLVPENVVIPFTQKGGIVSLVVPEFTAHAMIELSYA
- a CDS encoding LamG-like jellyroll fold domain-containing protein, with the translated sequence MSRHPYLRAVAALLCLSILVSTLRAYTPANLQTASDGTVQTIPLEAAVQASPAQIRIKTYAPGTFSIYRKSPDALSWGAAVATGVSLAGEGTWTDNTVSVGTLYEYRFVNTAGTTTNSIYPSGYILCGIQVDGTQPKGRMAVVVASDVLTTLPAEFAQYKADLFADGWTVHEILVPRAPNYSALGNGNILTTKVNAGGSGYVNSDYITLTNASGKTARGKITATNGVVSSVSIPNAGGGTGFSANEALTVSGGTSTGTGATLIGRVNTAQFTLRSPEAVTGGSGYTQGQDVTLTGAVSGKTAQVTIFNYPAGAVYWLTINSSDAGFIEKERLIMTGNTTGSGVGTIIADYLDGTGKLTQAGIYTTGSGYIEGDTVTLTGGTSGKTAQAVLGVNSDGVILSMEVTSSEVGFIEGEAIAVSGASAGSGVGPFTATVGGPLQSVQVLGGGSGYVNGNVVGFNYGTTAAQGVLNVTNGVITSITITSGGSGYTDSGYLYLTGLQTNSGGLNVSVNTVDNSGVGRNVNVVAGGSGYRDNDRVTITGATSGATATGSLIAPAGSVTGVSVVLPATFGANEALTLAPASGGSGATATAGSALNNYHLLIRDAVLAVNNAYPGELKNLALIGKVPVARSGLSDGAGADGHGSVAPYGTDAFYADTDGAIGMGWTDTGSNDGSSAINNIPGDGQFDQRKISEVGPNGRVELGFSRIDLSHGIQTETEALRTYFWKLHRYKVASPDFRPGRRVVDRLLYANERDAQLQSMPGVVGMNNVEFITNAALPRTRTGEDADQLYTIQNGPYLFYFKGNSGPMSGVGGRAVFWTGMQSHWGYWYEATRITNSANIMLKSLSEDSFTLSYTWNIWGLRYIYHRMGMGLEAGDMMKQSINNRGWTTGSDGGPYTYKFNAQNNGDYHGSLYMNHMGDPALRLFMFEPPTGLSVVKTAGNPVLTWTASPDSGVIGYHVYRAAHASAPFTRLTATPITGTTYTDTIVTTGSHVYMVRAVRLETTGGGTFYNASLGATQSVNLDAAPTAVAISTTTLPAFNWNSPGSVSLDAQGGVPQYAWSLASGALPAGLTFSSAGVLSGAPTVTGTFTFTAQVTDQLNQTANQAFTLTVNSSSATVLYPEATTYTDKARSTSSYGTDEVGYISNIAANQHETFQRYDLSGLALNNSFVRATLHLYVTSGTAAGVIANVQANLIADAQDGWIDRGISRPFTGVSNNGSGKTRVACAGHGFTNGTQVSLAGLTGTGAPSNGPYALTVVDADNFDLLTVAFGSWTYDPALAFVSTTSMTYNTRPTSYNAGVPTLTDSGVNTPGTLLQFDVTSYVRETLANDSLKKMSLRFFTATQQTVTVGSANAYGSARPYIVFETTNAPDIAVISPTASPACIYTGSGILISTTVTPLPARAGSLTLQWTKVSGQGTVTFTSATSLSTGATFGSPGDYVLRLTANDGVDQSSRDIPVRVLSIPVNGPADGALKLRLALDETSGTTAVDSSGVASTTNGTFFESPAWNAAGRIGGGLTFSGGFQRVEVADSSTNPNPLDGLGKMTISLWFKADSIPSGGSAYAGIITKRIGPFNKESYRVELRGGTGNATISVTISGGTTLVAATTVAAGQWYHLCVVFDGSQATNNLRIYVNGSADKFSTITPTSVPRNNTAPLKIGSNDAWNFFGTIDEARIYNRALDLTEIQDLAAATPANMGPVVSAGTAIAGNTGELLPLSGSVIDDGNPAGSSLVLGWSKSAGLGNAAFGNAAAATTTANFNQAGAYTLRLTANDGAVTTYAQTTASIVAASGIDTWRMTHFGTTDATGNRADNASAANDGMANLLKYALGLNPNLPATAASAGLILQVQTVEGSNYLSYTFTGTAADVTYVVEATSDLNGTWTSLYTHSGSAPGTVKVDDTQSLSSVTKRFMRLRVTRP